The Amycolatopsis sp. DG1A-15b genome contains the following window.
AGCCCGAAGTCGGGCAGGGCCGGCCCCGGGCCCGGGGTGCGGCGGCGGGCGCGCCGCCCCAGCGGCAGACCGATGTTTCCAACCATGGCGAGCCTCACGTCGTGGTGCACGGTGGTGACCGCCGGCCCGTGCGGCGGGGCGGCGATCGTCACCGGATATACGAGCCCGGGTGGCGCACGGTTCACGCGCCCCCGGGATCTCGACGTACCGGCCTGGGTTGCTCGCCACCAACAGGCCCATGCCCGTACCGACCGGCCCCGCCCGCGAGAGGAATCACCGGTACCCGGACCCACCCGCGGCAAACCCCGTCACACCGCCTTTCACCCGCGCCAACACCGGAAATCCCCGGTACAGGGGAGGGAGCGTTGCGGGCCCGCGTCCCCGGTGTTCTCCTCGGGGAGTCCGAAGATCGGATCACCGATGGAGGCCCACGATGAATCTGTTCGACAAGGCGAAGGAAGCGCTCGGGAAGCACCCCGACCAGGCCGACCAGGGCGTCGACAAGGCCGCCGAGGCGGCCAAGCAGCGCTTCGGCGACCACGCCGACAAGATCGACCAGGGCTCGGACAAGGTGAAGGATTACCTGCACAACCAGGGCGGCGGGCAGCAGGAGGCGCCTCCCCAGTGAGCCCGGCCCGGTGCGCGCCCAGTCGTCCGGGGGAAGCACGCTTCGCTTCCCCCGCGGCTGGGTACCACCGGCTCCGTGGTCGCCACCTATCTCGTCCCCGTCCGGACTGCCCTGCTCCTCTTCCCGCTCCTCGTGCTGGCCGTCATGCTCCCGGCCGCCTTCGTCAGCTACCGCCGCCGCGGCCGCGCCGGCGGCTGGCCGACGTTCGTCTTCTACACCTTCCTGTTCTACCTGCTGGCGATCGCGACGCAGACGGTGCTGCCGCTGCCGGCCGACCCGGCGTACTGCGCGGGTCACACCTACGCGAGTTCTCCGCAGTTGCGGCCGTTCTACTTCGTCGAGGTGGTCTCCCAGCGGGCCCGCGGCCACTGGAGCCCCGGGGCGCTGCTGCACAACCCGGCGGTCTGGACCACCGCGCTCAACGTCGTGATGCTGGCGCCCCTGGGGTTCTACGTCCGGTACGCCCAGCGGATGCGGCTGGTGCCCGCCGCCCTGATCGGCTTCGGCGTGTCGCTGTTCTTCGAACTGACGCAGCTGACCGGCCTGTGGTTCCTCTTCCCGTGCCCGTACCGGCTCTTCAGCGTCGACGACCTGATCCTCAACACCGCGGGTGTGGTCGTCGGCTGGCTGCTGGCCGGCCCGCTCGGGCGCCTGCTGCCCTCGGCCGAACCCGAGCACGACCGGCGCTACGCCGCCAGGGTCACCTTCACCCGGCGGCTGTTCGCACTGGCCACCGACCTGCTCGGGTTCGCCGCGCTGCTCGGGTTCCTCTTCGGCCTGCTGACGCTGTTCGGCGAGGACCTGCGCCACCGTGACACACCGGTCGTCATCCTCGCCCTCGTGTGGTTCGTGGTGCTCCCCGCCGTGACCGGGTCGACGCCCGGGAAGCGGGCGATGCTCCTGCGGGTGACGCGCCGCGGCGCCCGCCGGGCCGGGCCGATCGCGCTACTGGTCCGCAACGGCGTCCTGCTCTCGCCGCTGTGGCTGACCTGGCTGCTGCTGGACCTGGACCGCTGGGACCTGGGCCACCACCCGGAGCAGCTGCTGCTGCCGGTCGCGCTGGCCGCGTCGGTGTTCGTCGTGGGGGTCTGGACGCCGCTGGCGGTGCTGCTCGACAACGAGCACCGGGCGCCCTACGAGCGGCTGACCCGCACCGTGAACGTCGCGGTCGTGCCGCCGGCCGCCGCGGAACCGGTGCCGGCGCCCGCCCCGCCGCAGGAAGTCCTTAAAGGACGGTGACGGGACACGGTGCTGCCCGGGGCCGGCAGCGCTGGTAGATTGCCCCCGGAAGGGGTTGAGCCGCCAGCCCGGGGCCGGTTCCCCATCCTGGAGTAGTCGATGAGCACCGACGCAGCGCGGCTCCGGCAGCGTTCCTCGGGTGACGGCTGGTCACTCGAAGCGCACGACGCTTCGGGCGTGCGCGTCCACACCCTGCGCGGTGAGTTCGACTTCGCGGTCTCGGCGAAGCTGGCGGATCTGCTCCCGGCCGGACCCGGCCCCGCGCGGATCGTCGTGGACATGGCCGAGGTCGGGTACTGCGACTCCAGCTGCCTGCAGGTCCTGCTGCGGCCGGCCCGCGGGCTGCGCGCGGCGGGCGGCCGGTTCGCCGTCGTGTCGGCCGCGCCGGCCGTGACCCGGCCCATCGCCCTGCTCGGCCTCGGCGACATCATGCCCGTGTATCCCGCTCTCGAAGCGGCCGAAGCTTCCTGGGGTGCGACATGACGACCTCGGACACCCGTGTCGGCGAGCCCGGTTTCGGGCATGAAGAAGGGGAGAGCCTCCCCGTGGAGGCCGGCACGGCGAAGGAGGCGGACGTGAAACTCCGATTTGTCCGGCACGAACTCGGTATCTCCCCCGAGCTTTCCGAACTCGCGCGGGTCCGCCACTGGGTCCGGACGGTCCTGCGCGGCTTCCCGGCGCAGTTCGTCGGCACGGCGGTCATGGTGGTGGACGAACTGACGTCGAACGCGCTGCGCCACGGCCGTGCGCCCTACTACGTCCGCCTGCTGCCCGGCGCCGCCAAGCTGCGGATCGAGGTCGACGACGGCGGGAGCGAGGCCGCTCGCCGCCGGGCGCCGTCCGACCACGGCGGGCGGGGGCTCCTGCTGGTCGAACGCTGCGCCGCGGCCTGGGGCCAGCTGCGCCGGCCCAGCGGCAAGACCTTGTGGGCGGAACTGGCCACCGACCCGGATCCGGCGGGGGCGCGTGGCTGATCCGGCGCCCACCGCGCCCGCCGTCGCGATCGACGGCACCGGGGGCTGGGCGGCCGCGCCGGCCGTGGCCGTGGTGATCGACCGTTCCGGCACGATCCGGGCGCTCAACGAGGCCGCCCACCGGCTGTTTCCCGACGCCGGCGCCGGCGTCCCCGCGGCGGGCGCGGTGGCGGACTGGCTGGCCACCGCCCACGACCGCGGCTCGGACGAGGTCGTCCGCGGCGAGGTCGGCGAGCGGGCCTTCGCCGCGCACCCGGTACCCCACGGCGTGGCCGTGACCTGGTGGCTCGTCGAGGAGACCGACGTCCGCTCGGCGCGCGAGGCGCTGGCCCGCGAGCGCGAGCGCACCACGTTCCTCAGCGACGCCTCCGCCGCGCTGCTGGGCTCGCTCAACCTGGACCGCTGCATGGAGGTCGCCGCCCGGCTGGCCGCGCAGCACCTCGCCGACGCGGCGCTCGTCGTGGCCCCCGCCGCGGGCGCGAGCTTCCCGGCCGTCTCCTGCGTGCGCGGCGGCGAGCCGGCCCGGGCCCGGCTGGACATCGACCCGGACGAGCTGCCCGGGCTCGGCGAAGCGCTGCAGGGCTTCCCGCCGGTGCCGTCACGCTGGCTCGACCCGGACGCGGCGCCGGCCTGGGTGCTGCCGGAGGGCTCGGGCCGGTCGGCTCCATCGTCGTGACGCCGCTGCCCGGCCACGGCGTCCCCGCCGGTGCCCTGGTCCTGCTGCGCCGCGGCGACCGGGCGTCGTTCACCGACCAGGAAGAACTGTTCGCCCGGCTGTTCGCGGCGCGAGCGGGGGCGGCCATGTCGGCGGCTCGGGTGTTCGCGCTGCAGGCGTCGATCACCGACACGCTGATGCGCGAACTGCTCCCGCCGACCCTCGAACAGCTCGGCGGCGTCGAGTTCGCCGGCCGCTACCGCCCGGCCCGTGACGGCGAGCGGATCGGCGGCGACTTCTACGACGTCCACTCGGCGATCACCGCCGAGGGCGAGGAGTCCCTCGCCGTGCTCGGCGACGTCTGCGGCAAGGGCCTCGACGCGGCGGTGCTGACCGGCAAGATCCGCACCACCCTGCGGGCGCTGCTGCCGATGGCCGGCGACCACCACCGGCTGCTCGACCTGCTGAACCGCACGCTCGGCGACAACGCCGACGCCCGGTACGTCACCCTCGTGCTGGCCTCCGCGCGGCGCGAAGGCGCCACCGTCCGGCTCCGGGTGACCTGCGCGGGACACCCGCCGCCGCTGATCGTGCGGGCCGGCGGCCGCGTCGAGGAGGCCGACACCCAGGGCAGCCTGATCGGCGTGCTGCCCGAGATCGAGTCGGTCAGCGCGGACGTCACGCTGGCGCCCGGGGAGACCTGCCTGCTCTACACCGACGGGATCGTCGAGGCGAAGGGCGGCCCGCTCGGCGACGCCATGTTCGGCGAAGAGCGGCTCAAGCAGGCCGTCGCCGAGTGCGCGAACATGCCGGCCGACGCCGTCGTCGAGCGCGTGCAGATGCTCGCCTCCCAGTGGATCGGGCGCGGCACCCACGACGACATGGCCGTGCTGGCGATCACCGCGCCGCGCGGGCAGCACCTGGCCGCGGTCGGCGGCCATGGCCGCGGGAGGTACACCGCATGAGCACCGCCACCCGCACCACCGCGGTGGCCGAACACGCCGAACGGCTCTGGGACGCCGTCACGGCCGGCGACGAATACGCGGCGGGCGACGTCGTGGTCCGGGCCCTCGGCGACGGGACCGACCCGGAGACCGTGCTGCTCGACGTGATCGCCGCGGTGCAGCGGCGGGTCGGCCGGGAGTGGGCGGCGAACCGCCTCACCGTCGCCCAGGAGCACGCGGCGACCGCGATCAACGACCGCGTCCTCGCCACCTTCGGCTACGTGCTCAGCCGTCCCGAGCCGCACCTCGGCCGGATCACCGTCGCCTGCGTCGACGGGGAGTGGCACGCGATGCCGGCCCGGCTGCTGCCCGAGGTGCTGCGGCTGCGCGGGTTCGGAGCCGACTACCTCGGCGCGCAGGTGCCCGCCCCGCACCTGGTCGCCCACCTGCACCGGACCGGCCCGGACGCGGTGGCGCTGTCCGGTTCGCTCGCGACCCGGCTGCCGACGGCGCACGCGACGATCACGGCGTGCCAGGCGGCCGCGACCCCGGTCATCGCGGGCGGCGCCGCCTTCGGGCCCGACGGCCGGTACGCCCGGCTGCTGGGTGCCGAAGCGTGGGCCCCGGACGCGCGGGCGGCCGCCGACCGGCTGGCCGAGCCGCTCCCCCGGCCGCAAACCGCCCACCTGCCGCTCGACGACCTGCCGCACCTGGCCGACCAGGAGTACACCCTGGTCACCCGCAGCTCGGGCCGGCTCGTGAAGACCGTGCTGGCCGGCTTGGAGGAGCGGCTCCCGGCCATGCGGGCCTACACCGACTTGCAGCGCCAGTACACGGCCGAGGATCTCGCGCACGTCGTCGAGTACCTGGCCACCGCCCTCTACGTCGGCGACGGCGAGCTGTTCACCGGGTTCCTGAGCTGGACGGCCGGGATCCTCACCGCGCGCGGTGTCCCGGCGGCCTCGCTCGTGCCGGCGCTCGAACTGCTCGAAGCGGAGCTGCGCGACTTCCCGCGGGCCACCGGTTTGCTCCGCACCGCACGAACGCACCTGGCGGAGCCGGCCGCCGGATCGGAGCGGCCGGCATGACCCCCACCGGGCTGACCTGCACGTGGACCACCTCGGAGGAGGGCACGGCCCACGTGTCCGTCGCGGGCGACCTCGAGTTCGCGACGACGGGCAAGCTCCTGCGGCTGGTCACCGACCGGTTGGCCGGCCACCCCGGCATCCGCGAGGTGCGCTTGGACTGCGGCGAAATCGGCTTCTGCGACTCGTCCGGGCTGTCGGAGCTGATGAAGGTCCTCCGCGTCGTCACCGACGCGGGGGCCCGGCTGCACCTGGACAACCGGCAGCCTGCCCTGGAGCGGCTGCTCACCCGCACCGGCACGGCCGCGTACCTCACCGGCGAAGCCGCGGACTCCCGCGCCCGGCGCGACTCCTAGGCCCGGAGCCGGTCCAGTTCCCACGGGTCGTGCGCGCTGAAGACCGTCACCTCGTCCCCGTGCCGCCGGACGAGTTCGCGCAGCCGGGCCTGCGTGCCCAACCGCAGGTCGTGGTGGATTTCCGAGCGGGTCTGGACGACGTCGAGGACCGGGTGCGGCTCCGGGTCGGCGGCGAGTTCGCGGTGGTAGTAGTACGCGTCGCCGCAGTGCAGCAGCCAGCCGGTGCCGTCGTGCACCGCGACCCCGGCGTGGCCCGCGGTGTGCCCGCCGAGCGGGACGAGCCGGATGTCCGCCGCCAGCCCGGTCAGCGGCGCGGACGCGAAGCCGAACCAGTCGTCGCCGGACCGCTCGGCGTAGGCCTCCCACCGCGGGCCGTGCGCCCAGTGCGCCGGCCGGTACCGGAAGCTCGGCGCTTCGGCGAGGGCCGCGTCGAGTTCCGCGGCGAAGACGTGGACCCGGGCGTCCGGGAAGTCGGGCAGGCCGCCGCAGTGATCGACGTCGAGGTGGGTGACGACGACGTGCCGCACGTCCTCCCGCGCGAAACCCAGCCGGGCGACCTGCCGGACGGCCGTCTCCTCTTCGGCGAGCAGCGGCTGGGCCATGGCGACCCAGTCGCCGCCCAGGGTGGCGCCCGGGTCGCGGACGTCGTCGAGGCCGAGGCCGGTTTCGACGAGCACGAGCCCGTCGTGCTCGGTCTCGGCGAGCAGGCAGTGGTTGACCGCGTGCGCGGCCGGCAGTCCGGGGGCTTCGATCTGCCGCACGGACCCGCAGTTGAGGTGGTGGATCTTCATGCCGTCATCGTCGGACTTGAACTACGCTTCAAGTCAAGGAGGCCACGATGACCCTGCTCGACATCGCCGAAGTCGCCGAAAAGTCCGGACTGGCCCCGTCTGCCCTGCGGTTCTACGAAAAGCGCGGGCTGGTCGAACCGGCCGGCCGCAACGGCCTGCGGCGCACGTACCACCCCGACGTCCTGCGGCGCCTCGACCTGGTGGCCTGCGCGCGCGGCGCGGGGTTCACGATCGCCGAGATCGCCCGGTTCCTCGTGGCCACCCCGAGCGACGACGCCCTGCGCGAGCGGATGGCGCAGAAGGCGGCGGAGCTGGAGGAGACGATCGACCGGCTGTCGCGCATGCGCGACAGCCTCCGCCACGCGGCGACCTGCGACCACGCGCCGCTGGTCGAATGCCCGCACTTCAAGGCGGCGATCGCCTAGCCCCGCCGGCACTTGCCCGAAGGGGCGGCGATCTCTGCGCCCGCCCCTTCCCGGCCGCGTGTTCCCCTTGATGGTCCCGGCTGGGATACCGGAGGTGACGGCCGAAGGGGCGGGGCGATGGACCACAGCGAACGAGCACAGGAGCAGCCGGCTGCCCGGCACCACGCGACCCCACCGGCCCGGACGGCCGATCTCCGCGGTCCGGAGCAGCTGCTCCTCGCACTACAGGCGCACGCCGGTAACCGGGCGGTCCAGCGTATCGTCGCCGGAAGCGGGCCACCACGCACTCCCGTCGTGCAACGGGCGACCGGGCTGGCCGCCGACGTCGGTGGATTCGTCGGCAGGCTCGCCGAGGTGTTCCGGAGCTGGGATTCCCCGCAAGGCGACCCCGACACCCGCCGGAAAGCGCTCTACACCGCCATCAACGACCAGCTTCGCCGGCTGGACGTCCCGAAGGTCGACCTGTATCCCGGGCTGCCGGGGACCGGCGGCGCGGTCCTGGGCATCTTCAAACCGGACCTGTGGGTCATGGGCATCTCGTCCGACCTGCTTCAAGCGCCCACCCTGAATAAGACCGAGCGCGCCGAGCTCGCGGACACGGTGATTCACGAAAGCAGGCATGCCGAGCAATTCTTTCGGGTAGCGCGGCTACTCTGCATCAGAGAGCGCAAGTCCGACGCAGGCAAGAAAAAGGACGCGAGACGGGACAGCAAAACGATCGCCGCCGCGGTGGCGGCGAGACTGGAAATGAACGTGAGCGTGGTGACAGGCGCCCAGCAGCAGGGCGGCGATCTCGGCAAGGAGGAAGCGGCGGAAGCGGAACTCTGGTCCCAGCACATTCCACTGAACACCGCGGTCCACGAGAAGATGGAAACGGCAAAAAAGGCGTGGAACCAGTGCCTCCAAGACATCGGCAAGTTCCAGCACGATTTTGCGGCCGCGCCGAAGCGGCCTGACCTGGCGCACATGCCGGTGAACAGCACGCAA
Protein-coding sequences here:
- a CDS encoding ATP-binding protein produces the protein MKLRFVRHELGISPELSELARVRHWVRTVLRGFPAQFVGTAVMVVDELTSNALRHGRAPYYVRLLPGAAKLRIEVDDGGSEAARRRAPSDHGGRGLLLVERCAAAWGQLRRPSGKTLWAELATDPDPAGARG
- a CDS encoding B12-binding domain-containing protein, with the protein product MSTATRTTAVAEHAERLWDAVTAGDEYAAGDVVVRALGDGTDPETVLLDVIAAVQRRVGREWAANRLTVAQEHAATAINDRVLATFGYVLSRPEPHLGRITVACVDGEWHAMPARLLPEVLRLRGFGADYLGAQVPAPHLVAHLHRTGPDAVALSGSLATRLPTAHATITACQAAATPVIAGGAAFGPDGRYARLLGAEAWAPDARAAADRLAEPLPRPQTAHLPLDDLPHLADQEYTLVTRSSGRLVKTVLAGLEERLPAMRAYTDLQRQYTAEDLAHVVEYLATALYVGDGELFTGFLSWTAGILTARGVPAASLVPALELLEAELRDFPRATGLLRTARTHLAEPAAGSERPA
- a CDS encoding MBL fold metallo-hydrolase; the encoded protein is MKIHHLNCGSVRQIEAPGLPAAHAVNHCLLAETEHDGLVLVETGLGLDDVRDPGATLGGDWVAMAQPLLAEEETAVRQVARLGFAREDVRHVVVTHLDVDHCGGLPDFPDARVHVFAAELDAALAEAPSFRYRPAHWAHGPRWEAYAERSGDDWFGFASAPLTGLAADIRLVPLGGHTAGHAGVAVHDGTGWLLHCGDAYYYHRELAADPEPHPVLDVVQTRSEIHHDLRLGTQARLRELVRRHGDEVTVFSAHDPWELDRLRA
- a CDS encoding PP2C family protein-serine/threonine phosphatase, whose protein sequence is MTPLPGHGVPAGALVLLRRGDRASFTDQEELFARLFAARAGAAMSAARVFALQASITDTLMRELLPPTLEQLGGVEFAGRYRPARDGERIGGDFYDVHSAITAEGEESLAVLGDVCGKGLDAAVLTGKIRTTLRALLPMAGDHHRLLDLLNRTLGDNADARYVTLVLASARREGATVRLRVTCAGHPPPLIVRAGGRVEEADTQGSLIGVLPEIESVSADVTLAPGETCLLYTDGIVEAKGGPLGDAMFGEERLKQAVAECANMPADAVVERVQMLASQWIGRGTHDDMAVLAITAPRGQHLAAVGGHGRGRYTA
- a CDS encoding MerR family transcriptional regulator translates to MTLLDIAEVAEKSGLAPSALRFYEKRGLVEPAGRNGLRRTYHPDVLRRLDLVACARGAGFTIAEIARFLVATPSDDALRERMAQKAAELEETIDRLSRMRDSLRHAATCDHAPLVECPHFKAAIA
- a CDS encoding antitoxin, with translation MNLFDKAKEALGKHPDQADQGVDKAAEAAKQRFGDHADKIDQGSDKVKDYLHNQGGGQQEAPPQ
- a CDS encoding VanZ family protein, translated to MVATYLVPVRTALLLFPLLVLAVMLPAAFVSYRRRGRAGGWPTFVFYTFLFYLLAIATQTVLPLPADPAYCAGHTYASSPQLRPFYFVEVVSQRARGHWSPGALLHNPAVWTTALNVVMLAPLGFYVRYAQRMRLVPAALIGFGVSLFFELTQLTGLWFLFPCPYRLFSVDDLILNTAGVVVGWLLAGPLGRLLPSAEPEHDRRYAARVTFTRRLFALATDLLGFAALLGFLFGLLTLFGEDLRHRDTPVVILALVWFVVLPAVTGSTPGKRAMLLRVTRRGARRAGPIALLVRNGVLLSPLWLTWLLLDLDRWDLGHHPEQLLLPVALAASVFVVGVWTPLAVLLDNEHRAPYERLTRTVNVAVVPPAAAEPVPAPAPPQEVLKGR
- a CDS encoding STAS domain-containing protein, whose amino-acid sequence is MSTDAARLRQRSSGDGWSLEAHDASGVRVHTLRGEFDFAVSAKLADLLPAGPGPARIVVDMAEVGYCDSSCLQVLLRPARGLRAAGGRFAVVSAAPAVTRPIALLGLGDIMPVYPALEAAEASWGAT
- a CDS encoding STAS domain-containing protein — protein: MTPTGLTCTWTTSEEGTAHVSVAGDLEFATTGKLLRLVTDRLAGHPGIREVRLDCGEIGFCDSSGLSELMKVLRVVTDAGARLHLDNRQPALERLLTRTGTAAYLTGEAADSRARRDS